TCATGAGCAACATTCAGAAAAAGAGGTTCACAATAATTCTGCAGAAAAATCTAAAAACCATTAATGATGAGCAAAGAAACTTATGTTGGTGGCGATATCATAGAAACAACAGGAGGAAATAATCTTTCCTACGCCAAAGATGTTATCGAAAATATTGGACTCCAAGTGATACAAGATGGAAAAACCAATGGCGTATTTTATGGAATAAATAAGGATGCGCCCATCATTTCAACGAATATTAATTTGAAAAAATTTTTAGTTCATTTTAGACGTCCTAAAAATTATGATGGTAAATACGGTTTTGATTGGCTTAGAGAAGAGTATATTTATCCAATGGTTACTGTGACTAATGATAATAATGGCAATCCCATTAATGCTCCTACGGCATTATGTAAAAATACTACCGCATTAAAACAAGAATATTTAAATGGAGTTGTAAATAACATCAAACCTTACACAATAAATTATTATCCTGCGTGGCTTGCTATTTTTCCTCACACCACCACTTCGCAATTTCCTCATGGATCGGATATGCATGAAAATGGTGTTAACCTTGATTTACAAATTGATGAAATAGACCAAATAATTTCTGATGGAACCGAAATATTATTTGAAAGTCAAAACCAATATTTAAAAATTAGCCCAAAAAAAATAGCAATTTCAGATGTAATTTCTTCAAACAGAAAATCGAGAAATGTTAATGGTAGAAACATTAATTATTACAAATTAGAGAGAAAAGTAAATATCAAATGTACAGGAGGAGTACTAAATAAGCATGAAGAAATAAAAGTCTTTGCAAAATTAGACCAAGAAAAAGTGGAAGTAGGTAAACTCATGGTGTACAAAAACAATGTCATTCCAAAAGCAGAAATTGTAGTGGTAAATGTATTAACTGGAGGAAATAAGGCACAACTGAAAGATGACTATCAATATCTTTTCAAAAGACAGTCATTCAACCAAGCATTGATTAGAGCTGAAGTTAAGGTTGATACGGAGTTTGATTTAAACAAATTAAATACTAATCCAGATATAAATAATTTCTTAATTAGCGTAAATGGCTATAGTGCAAAAAAAAAGTTATCTGAAATTATACGTTTATATGAATTATATGGAAAATATACAGTTCCAGGCGGAATTAATTCTAACAATACACATAGAACATATTTATTTTTTACCAGCCTCTCATCTGGAGGAACAAGAGGAATTTGCTCTCTGAATCAAAATAATGTGTGGGGAAACAGCTATTTAGTATTTAATATTGGTCTTCAAAATCCTCGAACTATTATTCACGAATGTGGCCATTCATTTAGCTTACCACATACTTTTGAGCAAGCAGGAAATCCTCGCCATGTTTTTTATCAAGGTTATACAGATGCTTACATGGATTATGATTGGAGACAAGGCGGAAGTCCAAACCCATATTCAAGTAAAATGTATTCAATATTTAAATGGCAGTGGGAAATTATGAGAAACGATAGAAGTTTAATTTTTAATTATTAAAGAGATGAAAGTTTTTATTATTATTTTAATATCAGCACAAATTTTAAGTTGTGAAAAAAAGCAATTTGCCAACGAAATAAATTTTAAAACAGAAAAAAAAGTTAAAGAACTTAGGATTTTAGATGCAGGTGGACCTGAATATCCTCCGTTTATTCTATTAAAAATAGAAAAGAAAAAAGCAGTGAAATATCAATATGATGAAAAGTTATTATTAAAAGATAGTACAGTAGTAAGTGGTGAAAAACATAACAAGTATGTCCATCTTATTCAAAAAATCCCTAGAGAATTTATTAGTGGTAGTGGAGGAAATTTTTCAAGTCCAGTTGATAATTCTGGATTATTATTTGTGATACAATTTGATGATAATTCTATCAATCAATGGGGGATATTCAATGATGATTTTCAATATTCCGCTGAAATTCAAAATTTTACAAATGAAACATACTTACTAATAGAATGATTTTTCTTGCATATTAGGACATCATGAGAAAAGATGCGAGTCTAATTTTAAATTATTAATTTTTATTAAAAACCTAATATTATTACTTGTATTTTTAATATAGTGTAGTTCTAAAGAATATAAAAATGGAGATTTATACAATTCAAGGGAATGAATTAAAAGCATTTGGAAAAGTGACAAAACTTTTTTTTAAAACATGACAACGAGTGTAGGAGAAAATCATACTATGAATATTACTAATAATCATCAATTTAATTCGACAAATTATAAACAAACGGTCAGTGAAAATAAAACTGTTAGTATTATTGGCGACCTAAAAGAAACAACCTCAACAACTACTCATAAAGCACAAAATGGCGATATATTAATTCAGAGTGCAGGTGTTGCGAAGATTTTAGGTAAAATAGATGCAAAAGTTAATAAAGGATAAAAAAAGATCAAAATTTTCAAGTAAGTTTCACTTATCCTATGCTAATATCTTATTCAAGTAATAAAGCATATGAAAAAACCTTATGAATATTTTTATTGCTATCAATAGTCTTGTCAAGACAATTTGCCTTTTCCTCTTGTTCAGGTTACTGAAGATTATTATCTGGGATTAAATCTAAATGCAAATAGGCAATCATTTGACAAGAATTATATTATATGTGATAAAATTAAAAATAACTCAATGAAAATACACACAATCATATTTTTTTTAATGACACTATTGGTTTCTTGCCAGAATAAATCTAAAAATACTATGGAAAAATACGAATGGGAAGAGAGTACTTCTGCTCCTCTAGGATATCCAATAGAAGTCTATCGCGGAGGTTTCAGTACTAAAGAAGGAGCCTTTGTAAGTCTATATGGAGGTACAACTACAGGCACTAATGGGTGGGGTTATCCAAGCGGCGGAATGTCGAACAATAAAAAAACGATACCAGATCACTTGCATGTCATCTGGTTATCTTATGCCGAAGATGCTATGTTTGAAATTGACACCGATATTGATCGGGAGAAAATAACAGACTATTTTAACAAGGGATATGACTGGAAAACCTTAAATAACTCTGGCGAAATTCGGCACAAAAATTACTCCAGCATTGTCGTTGGTTTTGCACCAGGCGGTGTAGTCGTTATTTGGGTAAGTGGATCTGGAATACAAAAAGAAATAGGTCGGTACCAAGGTAAAAAAATAGAAATTCCACAAGCGGAAATTGACGCTTTGGATTATCCTGATAAGACCCTATTTGAGGCAGAGTATCGTCGTAAAAAGTTTGCTCAAGACAATATGGTTCCTCTGGAAATTCAGGTAGCGAATAAAAACAAACCAATACCTTTTGGTTTATGGGATACCTACCGTAAAAAGTATCAATGGAAACCGACCTTTAAATTAGAAGATGGGGCAATTTTAGATGACAAGACCACCACTGGAATAAATTACTTGAATGGAGAAGTTGAAAAATTCTTCCATGAAAACTTTCCGTTGAAAACCTATTCAAATAATGCCATCCCCAAAAGCGTTTCATTTTCTTGGAAAGACAGGGATGAAATTAAATATGGAGCTGGTGCTAATTTAAATGAGGAATCTGCTTTAGCTGCGTTTAAAGAGGTGTATAGTGACCATCCAGAAACGGTTCATGCAGATCTGGAAATTAAGATCAATATCCCCAATACCTTTTTTACGGTAACACTAAAAGGCAACAACGGTAAAGAAGTCTTTATTAAAACAGAAAATGTAGAAGTGTTTAAAAGATAGAATCATGAGTAAAACATTCGTATATAATACAGGCAATGCAAAACCAGCAGCAAATGAAGAACATCTGCAGTTAGGAGTTTTTTTTGACGGAACCAGTAATAACAGACGAAATACAGAAATACGTAAAAAAATACAAAAAGTTGACGAGTACGCCGATCAAAATAAACTAGACAATAGAGCCAGCACTGAGGAAATAAAAATATACCAGAGCAAGGGAATGGAGAGAACCTACAAAAACTTGTGGACAAAAAAGAAAGAAAGCGAGAATAGTTTTGCTAATGACTTTACCAATGTAGCAAGACTTCTTTTCGTAACAAAAAAAGAAAATAGCTTATACATAGAGGGTATTGGAACCATTAATGAAGAAGACGATACTATCGAAGGTTTGGCTCTAGGATCTGGGATTACCGGGGTCAGATTCAGAGTAAGAAAAGGATGTGAAGATTTAGCTAAAAAAATAGGAAATAAGAAAGATGAATTTACAGGTTCTAAAAAACTTACCCAAATTAAAATAGATGTTTTCGGTTTTAGTCGTGGCGCAGCGGCTGCCCGTAATTTTGTGTATGAGGTAAATTCTGCTAAAAAAAGACCAGAAGATGTAAGAACTACAAAATCTAAAAAAATTGTTGGTTACACGACGGGAAATTTTGGCAGCGGTACACAAAGTCCAATCTATGAAAGCATTTTGATTGACTCTGATCGAGAAGAAGTAAACGAAGAATACTTGATTGACGGAAAGTATCCTAAATTTGGATACTTGGGCTATTGTCTTTTATCTGAAGGTATTCTTTCTCCAGAAGAATTGGAAATTCTGGAAATCAATTTTCGGTTTATTGGGGTATACGATACCGTTGCATCCTATGATGAAACTTACGATAATAAGATAAAAATGGCAGGAAAACTTGCCGGAAATTATATTAAAAACAAATTGGATATCGGTTTTGACAGTGCCATTAATAGTCTACAATTAAATAATCTGGGGAGCTATAATAAAGCGGTACATTTCACCGCAATGGATGAACACCGACTTAATTTTGCCCTTACTAAATTTTCTGGTGCTGTCGAAAAAAAATTTCCTGGTGTACATAGTGACGTGGGTGGAAGTTATACAAACATCAGCGAAAAAGTAAAAGTAGCACAAAGCTCCATTTTCTATCCTTTAAACGATTTGAAAGATGGCTTAGTTCAGCAACATTGGTTCCACGAAGAGCAACTGGAGATTTATATAAAATTTCAAGTAATCTTAAAAATATTTGAAAAAAAACTGATTGGAATAAGAGAATTGCGAAAAGAGTACAGTTACATTCCTCTTCATTTTATGGAAGAATTTTTTATTGATACCTTAGGAGTCGACTCCAACAGCATCATTATTGATTCTGTAGAGACAAAATATCCGTTAGAAGACATTATTCTAAATCAGTCAAAAAATCATCTTCGAAAATATGTGTTTGGGACAGGAAACCAATGGAATTTCCGAACTGATGAAGAAATAAATAAAGAGAATGCTGAGAAAACACTTAGGAAAAAATTACAAACAGCGGAGTTGTTAAGTAAAAATGACAAATTAAATTACAAATTTTCAAAACCAAGCTATGATAATGTTGATCCTGCAAATTATCAGGTCAAATTTCCAGAAAATTTTGAAATTCCAAAAAATAAAATAAGAATCGAATACGACGAGAATGGTGATCAAATATTAACCCAAACATTAGAAGAAGTAATAGTTACCCATTATCCAGAGCAGGCTTTACTCAGAAAATTGAGACATGGTTATTTACACTGGTCTTCAAATCTGGATGCATTAGGAATGAACCCCACTAAAAGTTGGATCAGAAGGGAATATTAATTAAAAATCTTTATGGCAAATTTAAATGCCCCATTAGGCAATCGCAAAATTTATCGTTTAGAAACATCAGTACTGGAGTTTTTACATAATTTTCGCAAAGAAAAACAATTTTCAAGAACCGTTGAAGTTTATCATCTAAACAAAAAAGAGGATAATGAATATTACAAGTTGCTTTGCACAGAATTTCTATTCAAAGACGAGGAGAATGCGGATGTCATTTTATTAAAAAAATTAAGCTATTTGTGGGATGAAGTAGAAGTCTTAGTCAACATAGAAAATAGGATAGTTGCTATTGTCAACTTATCAGAAATTAAACTGAGGTGGATAGAAATCAGTGATTCTTTATCTACTGCTTACAAAGGACTTGCGATTGAAAGTTATTTTCTGACCATTAATGAGTTATTAGAAGTTGAAGAAAAAGTTTGTGATTTTCTAAATTCACCCAAAATGTACGGAATGCTATTTAATGGCTTGTCATTACAGCACTTTCCATCGGAGAGAAGAGAAAGAAAAATAACGGAACATGGCATTGAAGTATTGGAAACGACTTCTCAAGTAAATGATGGAAAAAAGGGCGAGATAAGAATAACAGCGATCCAGACAGAGATCACAGATATTTTAGGCTACAACAGGATTTATCACTACGATAATACTCTTCTTATTGAAGGATATGTTGCTATTAAAAAAAAGGAAAAAGAAATGAGACATTCATTATTATGGATTGGTTAGAAAGGGATAAACAAGAATGAAAGTGAGGAGAATTCATTACCGAATAGTTTAAGATCAAATAAATAGTTTCTGATGATACGTCAAGTGACAAGCAAGATAAAAATTATTCTGAAAACAACCGAAATTAAAACAACAAGAAGATGGATGACAATCGTGCAGATCGAGAAGAAAAAGATAAATTAGTTGATGCTCAATTGGTGGTTATAGATGGTGCTAAAGTAAAATTCAATGGCCACCTCGGTGAATTTAAAGTATTGAATGATGTACCTACAACACAGAATAAACTTACTGGCACCATCGTCGAAAATCAGATTTCAAACTTTATATTTTATGATGGCTTTATATTAACCTCACTTGCAGCCTGGCAAGATTTTGGAAATGTCAAAATACAGGACAACGAAGTTTTAATAAAGAAATCAATAATTCCTGGTGCTGGACAAATGCCCGGCAGTAGTGTGATAGAATTTGGTAATATCGAGTTTTTGAATTGTGGCCAAGTTCACTGTCCGTCAAGTATTAATACGGAAGGTGCACCTGTTCCAGAAGAAGATGATCCAAAAATCAATGGTCATTACTATAACATCAGCGGTATATACGAAGGACCCATATCAGGTCAAAAAATAGGGAAGGAAAATGACGTTTATGCTTGTGACGGAAAAGGAAAGAAAAAAGACACTTTTTTAAATGCAAAAAAATTAAATATTACACATACTGACTTTCAAAAAGTTTGTAATATCGTTAAACATGAAGGTTTATCAACTGAAGAAAACGAATACATCTATATCGCTCACGCCAACTACAATGAAGGTAAAGATAAAAACACAACAATGCTAGCAAGATTAATGACCTCCTACTCCTCTGTAGCAGCTGCAGACAAACAAATTCTCTTATCAGATACAGCAGCAGACACTATTAGCAAATATTCTCGTAAAGGAGTAATTGATGCTTTATTGAGAGATATAAATTCAAGCAAAACAGACCCAACTGATGGCGCAAGATTTTGGGATGGTGTTGATTTTTTAGCTTGGGGAATCAATACAGAATTAAAAGCTGACAGTAAGTCAAAAACCGGACATAATAAATTTGACGAATATAATAGCGTGACAATAAGTAAAAGTCTTTATGATGAATTTGTGATGAAAATACAAAAGAAATATCCGAACGGTGCACCTTATAAATCATCACATGATGTGAAGAAAGACCAGGGCTCTCACACGCACAAAGAAACTACCAGAGGACCAAGAGCGGTCTATACAATACCTGCCAGTGATTTTAGTAAAAAAGAATATTGGACTACAGGCGATTTTTATTATAAAAACGACATAAAAAGATCTACAAGTATTGTTGCAACAAAAGTTGCAGGATATTCTATTTTTTGGAAAGAAATTAAATAAATAAAAGATGAGTAAACTAAATTATCTATCCATTATATTCTTATTTATTGTTAACAGCTGTAATGCACAAAATAAAGAAACCATAAAAATAAAAGAAGTATGGACTCCTTTAAAAGTTTATGTGAATGACCAACTAATAAAAAACGACAAAAAAACAGAGACCTTTACCTATATTTATAATATAAGTTCCAAAAAAGATTCTATCTCCTATTATGATATTTCTAACGCAGCATTAAAAGAAACTACGCCTATTATCTATACACTGAAAAAAAATAAAAAGACTGGAGACCAAATTTTAATCATCAATGAAAAAGACATTTCTGATAGTATCATAATTCAATTTTTAGATGAGTCAAAATCCATTACAATTAATAAACATGATACTTATTTTTTAAATTCACCATACTATAATGAACTTAAACAAAAGGTCAAACAAAATAATAACGTGCTGGATTTAATCGATTTATTAGATGATAATCTGGGAGACTACCCCTATCAGTTTAGTTATCTAAAAAGAATTTCATCAAACAAAAAATATAAAAGCAAAAATTTCAAGATAATAAGAGCAAAAACAGTAACAAATCGAACTCAGTCTGACCTAGCAGATATTTGGAATATTACTTATAAATATGATCAAAATAATAATCTGACCTCCGTTATAAAAAAGTCAACCGAAGATGAAGTGGGTTTTGAAAAAAAACTACTATTTAAAAAAGGTTCAGAGTTTAAGTACAAAATTTTTAATAATGTAGAAACCAGATACGAAGACAATGATGAGATAACATTTGACATTCAGAAAAACACGTGCAATTCACTGCAGAATCATTTTCAATTTGGTTTGGTTAAGGAAGAAACATCTCAACTGAAAAGAACTTTATATCAAAAAACAGAATAAGAACAGGCTTATATTTTTTTATGTATGTCCGTAATTCATAATACTTTCGTATATTTGTTTGACAATTAAATAGTTGAGATGAATATTTTTAATTTCGGGGTTGAATTTAGTAGTGAAGAGGATTGCATTGTCCATTTTAAGGCTGAACGTGATAAAATAGGGATAAAATGCAAGTGTGGAAAGACAGATTTTTTCTGGATCAAAAGCTGCCTGAGTTATGAATGTAAGAGTTGTAGAAAGCGCATTACCTTAAAAAGTGGTACAATCATGCAGAATTCAAATCTGTCTTTTTTGATTTGGTATAAAACCATGTTTTTAATGAGTGTCACCAAAAAAGGTTTTTCCGCAAAAGAAATGCAGAAACAATTGGGATTGAAGCGTTATGAACCAGTTTGGGCAATGATGCACAAATTGAGAAAAGCGATGGGGAAAAGAGATGAAAAATACACCTTGGAAGGTATGATTGAGATGGACGAGGGTTATTTTACCGTGGAATCTACCGAAATCGAACA
This DNA window, taken from Kaistella carnis, encodes the following:
- a CDS encoding zinc metalloprotease: MSKETYVGGDIIETTGGNNLSYAKDVIENIGLQVIQDGKTNGVFYGINKDAPIISTNINLKKFLVHFRRPKNYDGKYGFDWLREEYIYPMVTVTNDNNGNPINAPTALCKNTTALKQEYLNGVVNNIKPYTINYYPAWLAIFPHTTTSQFPHGSDMHENGVNLDLQIDEIDQIISDGTEILFESQNQYLKISPKKIAISDVISSNRKSRNVNGRNINYYKLERKVNIKCTGGVLNKHEEIKVFAKLDQEKVEVGKLMVYKNNVIPKAEIVVVNVLTGGNKAQLKDDYQYLFKRQSFNQALIRAEVKVDTEFDLNKLNTNPDINNFLISVNGYSAKKKLSEIIRLYELYGKYTVPGGINSNNTHRTYLFFTSLSSGGTRGICSLNQNNVWGNSYLVFNIGLQNPRTIIHECGHSFSLPHTFEQAGNPRHVFYQGYTDAYMDYDWRQGGSPNPYSSKMYSIFKWQWEIMRNDRSLIFNY
- a CDS encoding DUF2931 family protein, encoding MKIHTIIFFLMTLLVSCQNKSKNTMEKYEWEESTSAPLGYPIEVYRGGFSTKEGAFVSLYGGTTTGTNGWGYPSGGMSNNKKTIPDHLHVIWLSYAEDAMFEIDTDIDREKITDYFNKGYDWKTLNNSGEIRHKNYSSIVVGFAPGGVVVIWVSGSGIQKEIGRYQGKKIEIPQAEIDALDYPDKTLFEAEYRRKKFAQDNMVPLEIQVANKNKPIPFGLWDTYRKKYQWKPTFKLEDGAILDDKTTTGINYLNGEVEKFFHENFPLKTYSNNAIPKSVSFSWKDRDEIKYGAGANLNEESALAAFKEVYSDHPETVHADLEIKINIPNTFFTVTLKGNNGKEVFIKTENVEVFKR
- a CDS encoding phospholipase effector Tle1 domain-containing protein, which produces MSKTFVYNTGNAKPAANEEHLQLGVFFDGTSNNRRNTEIRKKIQKVDEYADQNKLDNRASTEEIKIYQSKGMERTYKNLWTKKKESENSFANDFTNVARLLFVTKKENSLYIEGIGTINEEDDTIEGLALGSGITGVRFRVRKGCEDLAKKIGNKKDEFTGSKKLTQIKIDVFGFSRGAAAARNFVYEVNSAKKRPEDVRTTKSKKIVGYTTGNFGSGTQSPIYESILIDSDREEVNEEYLIDGKYPKFGYLGYCLLSEGILSPEELEILEINFRFIGVYDTVASYDETYDNKIKMAGKLAGNYIKNKLDIGFDSAINSLQLNNLGSYNKAVHFTAMDEHRLNFALTKFSGAVEKKFPGVHSDVGGSYTNISEKVKVAQSSIFYPLNDLKDGLVQQHWFHEEQLEIYIKFQVILKIFEKKLIGIRELRKEYSYIPLHFMEEFFIDTLGVDSNSIIIDSVETKYPLEDIILNQSKNHLRKYVFGTGNQWNFRTDEEINKENAEKTLRKKLQTAELLSKNDKLNYKFSKPSYDNVDPANYQVKFPENFEIPKNKIRIEYDENGDQILTQTLEEVIVTHYPEQALLRKLRHGYLHWSSNLDALGMNPTKSWIRREY